The Leptospira sp. WS39.C2 genome contains a region encoding:
- a CDS encoding chemotaxis protein CheW, whose translation MNTSEFDSLTDDNDDFENEEDTLENRFLIFSLADRSYGIEIKYITEIVGMQNITEVPDMPSFIKGVINLRGKVIALIDVRDRFRMENVGYDDKTCIIILNFKNQLVGLIVDTVKEVIRINSQNIEEAPKFGESENNRFVQSIAKINEDVKVLLNIENLLKDEDKLALDNALAIKNQ comes from the coding sequence ATGAATACAAGTGAATTTGATTCACTGACTGATGATAATGATGATTTCGAAAACGAGGAAGATACTCTAGAAAATAGATTTTTAATCTTTTCACTAGCAGATAGAAGTTATGGAATCGAAATCAAATACATTACAGAAATTGTTGGTATGCAAAATATAACGGAAGTCCCGGATATGCCTTCGTTTATCAAGGGTGTCATCAACTTACGTGGAAAAGTCATTGCACTTATCGATGTCCGTGACAGATTCCGAATGGAAAACGTAGGTTATGATGACAAAACCTGTATCATCATCCTGAATTTCAAAAACCAACTTGTGGGTCTCATTGTAGACACTGTCAAAGAAGTGATCCGCATCAATTCTCAAAATATTGAAGAAGCACCAAAGTTTGGTGAGTCTGAAAATAATCGGTTTGTCCAATCCATCGCAAAAATCAACGAAGACGTAAAGGTTTTACTCAACATCGAAAACCTTCTGAAAGACGAAGACAAACTCGCGTTAGACAACGCTCTTGCAATTAAAAATCAATAA
- a CDS encoding sensor histidine kinase → MPSKLMDNHQLTNDKQTDQSSPKASFFVFDESLCLKNFLGPYFLNEKIRFEPELGKNISEIESEFANRWEESLKKVRDENLPEEAEILFNHQKIRSQIAPIPIDTKNYYILSLLLLEECIVSSSDLAMEEQNIIHYEESLHREIIRIFDWREEIEGKTISREWMETALPNLNTSLMQGSGLGALVTTVGTMVRKAKREGDNVIIPTMIFDMLEENFNSTKKLVKTLAEAQLIFENKTNTYEQVNLQELHTLLLEEVSGLVEMLAIKSQQVQISNSKNVQSIYVNLNKSNFKRVVRELLINAMKYGTDHCVIYVLILIAGDHLVIKVLNPPFDSSIHTLDFTKSQETILFQPFYRHNKYVDERYSKEEFGLGLGLPIIKKMVEDMDGKVYFNLLKSNLYAKSKEEISVSLEFPMSSKRTVTETN, encoded by the coding sequence TTTTTGTTTTTGATGAATCCCTCTGTTTGAAAAATTTTTTAGGTCCATATTTTTTAAACGAAAAGATACGTTTTGAACCTGAACTCGGAAAAAACATTTCAGAGATAGAGTCTGAATTTGCCAATCGATGGGAAGAATCACTTAAAAAAGTAAGGGACGAAAATTTACCCGAAGAAGCAGAAATCCTTTTCAACCATCAAAAGATTCGCTCTCAAATTGCTCCTATCCCGATTGATACTAAAAACTATTATATTTTAAGTTTATTACTTCTAGAAGAATGTATCGTTTCTTCGTCAGATTTGGCTATGGAAGAACAGAACATAATCCATTACGAAGAATCACTCCACCGAGAAATCATTCGTATCTTTGATTGGAGAGAAGAAATAGAAGGAAAAACCATCTCTCGGGAATGGATGGAAACAGCCCTTCCAAACCTCAATACTTCCCTTATGCAAGGGTCAGGACTCGGAGCCCTAGTCACAACAGTAGGAACCATGGTCCGAAAGGCAAAACGAGAAGGAGACAATGTCATCATTCCTACTATGATCTTTGATATGTTAGAGGAAAACTTTAACAGTACAAAAAAACTAGTAAAAACACTTGCGGAAGCCCAACTCATCTTTGAAAACAAAACAAATACATACGAACAGGTCAATCTCCAAGAATTACATACTTTATTATTAGAAGAAGTGAGTGGACTTGTTGAAATGTTAGCGATCAAATCCCAACAAGTCCAAATCTCCAATTCAAAAAATGTTCAATCTATTTATGTAAACCTGAATAAATCTAATTTTAAACGGGTTGTTCGTGAATTGCTCATCAATGCAATGAAATATGGCACTGACCATTGTGTGATATATGTTTTAATCTTAATTGCGGGAGACCATCTCGTGATAAAGGTATTAAATCCACCTTTTGATTCTTCCATTCATACTTTAGATTTTACTAAATCGCAAGAAACGATTTTATTCCAACCATTTTACAGACATAATAAATATGTAGATGAAAGGTATTCTAAAGAAGAATTTGGGCTTGGGCTCGGGTTACCCATCATTAAAAAAATGGTTGAAGACATGGATGGAAAGGTATACTTTAACCTCCTTAAGTCCAATTTGTACGCTAAATCAAAAGAAGAGATTTCCGTATCTCTAGAATTTCCAATGAGTTCCAAACGTACGGTTACTGAAACCAACTGA
- a CDS encoding methyl-accepting chemotaxis protein, with translation MKYLNNMKVKSKLILGFAILIFLIGTNTFVGINSINDLNQSLNDIVNIHAEKRRLANKINLKFLWMIREEKNLILSITQADTEKRLTNRNKYRTEFLEASKELEVLMKSKDEKEKFETFRNTEIEFEKQYEITKSFALNKKPSEAQLNSSTVGRAAANAIDKILSDIVEDSTAKMAEAVKEANATYRSIFIFLLSLFAGSVIIAVLVATWIIYGVSKSLNAAMEIVGMVTVASEQVSSTAFSLSQGASEQAASVEETTASIEEMSASVTQNAESAYETNTIAGKSASEASIGQESVLKTLEAMKNISSRIKIIEEIAYQTNLLALNAAIEAARAGKHGKGFAVVADEVRKLAERSQVAAQEINQLSTNSVSLAAEAGRIIEQIVPSINRTAELVSGIAVSSKEQSAGISQISMAMTQMDQTTQVSASASEELAATSNELKEQATHLMEIMESLVKLNTRQITNQKKMNSAELKNIASEFGKNSKLSFGNSNGGKSKSQPVPKHDSEQLTEKF, from the coding sequence ATGAAATATTTAAATAACATGAAAGTGAAATCAAAATTAATTTTGGGTTTCGCAATACTTATCTTCCTTATCGGAACGAACACATTTGTCGGTATTAATAGTATCAATGATTTAAACCAAAGCCTAAATGACATTGTTAACATACATGCTGAAAAACGAAGGTTAGCCAATAAGATTAATTTGAAGTTTTTATGGATGATCCGAGAGGAGAAAAATTTAATTTTATCCATTACCCAAGCTGATACGGAAAAAAGACTCACCAACCGAAACAAATATCGCACAGAATTTTTAGAAGCTTCCAAAGAATTGGAAGTTTTAATGAAATCCAAAGACGAAAAAGAAAAATTTGAAACATTTCGTAACACTGAGATTGAATTTGAAAAACAATACGAAATTACAAAATCATTTGCATTAAATAAAAAACCAAGCGAAGCCCAACTCAATTCATCTACGGTTGGCCGAGCGGCAGCCAATGCGATTGATAAAATACTTTCAGATATAGTTGAAGATTCGACTGCGAAAATGGCAGAGGCTGTCAAAGAAGCGAACGCAACTTATAGATCAATTTTTATCTTTTTATTATCATTGTTTGCAGGTTCTGTCATCATTGCAGTTTTAGTCGCAACTTGGATCATCTATGGGGTTTCTAAATCACTCAATGCAGCGATGGAAATTGTGGGAATGGTAACAGTTGCTTCGGAACAAGTTTCTTCCACTGCCTTTTCCTTAAGCCAAGGAGCAAGCGAACAAGCAGCATCGGTAGAAGAAACCACAGCTTCCATTGAGGAAATGTCTGCCTCCGTCACACAAAATGCTGAATCCGCGTATGAAACCAATACCATCGCTGGTAAATCCGCAAGTGAAGCTTCTATTGGCCAAGAGTCTGTTTTAAAAACTCTAGAGGCGATGAAAAATATTTCATCTCGCATCAAAATTATTGAAGAAATTGCTTACCAGACCAACTTACTTGCGTTAAACGCAGCGATTGAAGCGGCCCGTGCAGGGAAACATGGAAAAGGATTTGCTGTCGTTGCGGATGAAGTTCGTAAACTAGCAGAAAGAAGCCAAGTGGCAGCACAAGAAATCAACCAACTGTCAACCAATAGTGTTTCCCTTGCTGCAGAGGCTGGAAGAATTATCGAACAAATTGTACCAAGCATCAATCGGACGGCGGAACTAGTTTCTGGCATTGCTGTGTCCTCAAAAGAACAATCTGCCGGTATCTCTCAAATTTCAATGGCAATGACTCAAATGGACCAAACCACACAAGTCTCGGCATCAGCTTCTGAAGAATTGGCGGCAACTTCCAATGAACTCAAAGAACAAGCGACTCATTTGATGGAAATAATGGAATCTTTGGTAAAACTAAATACCAGACAAATCACTAACCAAAAAAAAATGAATTCAGCTGAATTAAAGAACATTGCTAGTGAATTTGGAAAAAATTCCAAACTGTCTTTTGGAAATTCCAATGGAGGAAAATCAAAATCACAACCTGTTCCAAAACACGATTCCGAACAACTGACTGAAAAATTTTAA